A genomic window from Aquipuribacter nitratireducens includes:
- the zapE gene encoding cell division protein ZapE → MNGQAERLVDRRPALDRGRLLDDLVPPPRFAGARFDTYVPDPAEPSQAAARSRLEAFAASTGATGARGGRLARLLGRRTDDATPRGVYLDGGFGVGKTHLLAATWHAAAGRRHYGTFVEYTNLAGALGFRGAVDALAGADLVCVDEFELDDPGDTVLMARLMRELADSGTRLAATSNTLPDALGAGRFAAEDFLREIQALGRLFEVATVDGEDYRHRGAPQAPGPADEAELDALAARPGAVVDDFPALCDHLADVHPSRYGAMLDGVAAVGWRDVRPVPDQNVALRLVVLADRLYDRSLPLVAGGRPLTDLFTTEMLRGGYRKKYLRALSRLTALAREASPAER, encoded by the coding sequence GTGAACGGGCAGGCGGAGCGGCTCGTCGACCGCCGTCCGGCGCTCGACCGCGGCCGGCTGCTCGACGACCTCGTGCCGCCGCCCCGCTTCGCCGGCGCGCGCTTCGACACGTACGTGCCGGACCCGGCCGAGCCGAGCCAGGCGGCGGCCCGGTCCCGCCTCGAGGCGTTCGCCGCCTCGACGGGCGCCACCGGGGCACGGGGCGGACGTCTCGCGCGCCTCCTGGGCCGGCGCACCGACGACGCCACGCCTCGCGGCGTCTACCTCGACGGAGGCTTCGGCGTCGGCAAGACCCACCTGCTCGCCGCCACCTGGCACGCGGCGGCGGGCCGCCGGCACTACGGCACGTTCGTCGAGTACACGAACCTCGCGGGGGCACTGGGCTTCCGCGGCGCCGTCGACGCCCTCGCGGGCGCCGACCTCGTGTGCGTCGACGAGTTCGAGCTCGACGACCCCGGTGACACCGTGCTCATGGCGCGGCTCATGCGGGAGCTCGCGGACTCCGGGACGCGGCTGGCGGCGACGTCGAACACGCTGCCCGACGCCCTCGGCGCGGGCCGCTTCGCGGCCGAGGACTTCCTCCGCGAGATCCAGGCGCTGGGCCGGCTGTTCGAGGTCGCGACGGTCGACGGGGAGGACTACCGGCACCGGGGCGCGCCCCAGGCACCCGGTCCCGCCGACGAGGCCGAGCTCGACGCCCTCGCCGCCCGCCCGGGTGCCGTCGTCGACGACTTCCCGGCGCTGTGCGACCACCTCGCCGACGTCCACCCCAGCCGGTACGGGGCGATGCTCGACGGGGTGGCCGCGGTCGGCTGGCGCGACGTGCGCCCGGTGCCGGACCAGAACGTCGCCCTGCGCCTCGTCGTCCTCGCCGACAGGCTCTACGACCGTTCCCTGCCGCTCGTCGCCGGGGGTCGCCCGCTGACGGACCTGTTCACGACCGAGATGCTGCGCGGCGGGTACCGCAAGAAGTACCTGCGCGCGCTCAGCCGCCTCACGGCCCTCGCGCGGGAGGCGAGCCCCGCCGAGCGCTGA
- a CDS encoding SufE family protein, producing MTGSLPGGFDAVVEEFQALEERERLELLLDFANGLPELPEHLRQHPELLEPVPECQSPVFVHVDVDGSGAEAAVHVHLSAPKEAPTTRGFAGILAEGMRGLDAAGVLAVPDDVPGRLGLDRAVSPLRLRGMSGMLHRIQRQVREKAGV from the coding sequence GTGACGGGGTCCCTGCCCGGGGGCTTCGACGCCGTCGTCGAGGAGTTCCAGGCGCTCGAGGAGCGCGAGCGCCTGGAGCTCCTCCTCGACTTCGCCAACGGCCTGCCCGAGCTGCCGGAGCACCTCCGGCAGCACCCGGAGCTGCTCGAACCCGTCCCCGAGTGCCAGTCGCCGGTCTTCGTCCACGTCGACGTCGACGGCAGCGGCGCCGAGGCGGCAGTGCACGTGCACCTCAGCGCCCCGAAGGAGGCGCCGACGACGCGTGGCTTCGCCGGCATCCTCGCCGAGGGCATGCGCGGCCTCGACGCCGCCGGTGTCCTCGCGGTCCCCGACGACGTACCGGGCCGGCTCGGCCTCGACCGCGCCGTGAGCCCCCTGCGGCTGCGCGGCATGTCGGGGATGCTCCACCGCATCCAGCGCCAGGTCCGGGAGAAGGCGGGTGTCTGA
- a CDS encoding alpha/beta hydrolase family protein: MTRRHPDTEHETSRPRRWLAPLVATGTAITTGLLVSGLVSALAAYFVRRVLTPERLKPDDTEVLSVGPGTVTIRATDETVARGRFGLRLAGGTSHARLGEVLRADGPTVTRELVDVDGPMKVGPARWNPYYLAGEPTRALGLPHEDVVLEGDVGPLPAWVVPPSEDVPTADVWAVLVHGRGATREECLRALPVLHRLGVTAVVPSYRNDADAPALPGGRYHLGDTEWADVEHAIRLALRRGAKGVVLFGWSMGGAIVLQLLSRSRLQHVVRGAVLDAPVVSWADVLDHQARVNRIPVWVARLGLELLSGRQADRLFGVEGPVELERFDWVARANELRHRMLVVHSDDDEFVPSGPSRALAQARPDLVRLVSFRGARHCQEWNVDPARWEREVASWLREVLGVGR; the protein is encoded by the coding sequence CTGGTGGCCACGGGGACGGCGATCACCACGGGCCTCCTCGTCTCCGGTCTCGTGAGCGCGCTCGCCGCGTACTTCGTCCGCCGCGTCCTCACCCCGGAGCGGCTCAAGCCGGACGACACGGAGGTGCTCAGCGTCGGCCCCGGGACGGTGACGATCCGTGCGACGGACGAGACCGTCGCCCGCGGCCGCTTCGGGCTGCGCCTGGCCGGCGGCACGAGCCACGCGCGCCTCGGGGAGGTGCTCCGGGCCGACGGGCCGACCGTCACGCGCGAGCTCGTCGACGTCGACGGGCCGATGAAGGTCGGTCCCGCGCGGTGGAACCCGTACTACCTCGCGGGCGAGCCGACCCGCGCGCTCGGCCTCCCGCACGAGGACGTCGTCCTCGAGGGCGACGTGGGGCCGCTGCCCGCGTGGGTCGTGCCGCCGTCGGAGGACGTGCCGACGGCGGACGTGTGGGCCGTGCTGGTCCACGGTCGCGGCGCCACGCGCGAGGAGTGCCTGCGCGCCCTGCCGGTCCTCCACCGGCTCGGTGTCACCGCCGTGGTCCCGTCCTACCGGAACGACGCGGACGCGCCTGCGCTGCCCGGCGGGCGCTACCACCTCGGCGACACCGAGTGGGCCGACGTCGAGCACGCGATCCGGCTTGCGCTGCGCCGGGGCGCGAAGGGCGTCGTGCTGTTCGGCTGGTCAATGGGCGGCGCGATCGTCCTGCAGCTGCTGTCCCGCTCGCGCCTGCAGCACGTGGTGCGCGGCGCCGTGCTCGACGCGCCCGTCGTGTCGTGGGCGGACGTCCTCGACCACCAGGCGCGGGTCAACCGCATCCCCGTCTGGGTCGCCCGGCTCGGGCTCGAGCTGCTGAGCGGACGCCAGGCCGACCGGCTCTTCGGCGTCGAGGGCCCGGTCGAGCTCGAGCGTTTCGACTGGGTCGCGCGGGCCAACGAGCTTCGTCACCGGATGCTCGTCGTGCACTCCGACGACGACGAGTTCGTCCCGTCGGGACCGAGCCGCGCCCTCGCGCAGGCCCGGCCCGACCTGGTCCGGCTCGTGTCGTTCCGAGGTGCGCGGCACTGCCAGGAGTGGAACGTCGACCCCGCCCGGTGGGAGCGCGAGGTCGCCTCCTGGCTGAGAGAGGTTCTCGGCGTCGGCCGCTGA
- a CDS encoding dihydrofolate reductase family protein codes for MSEDDLDLLVGDGAPRRLGRSDTAALADLYAYPDRPWVRANMVASLDGAATDGEGRSGGISSSVDKAVFRVLRGLADVVLVGAGTARAEGYGPASPQEWAAAGRAAAGRRPAAVVAQVTRSGRVETGRGMFDEPGRALVVMPDGDREALDRARAAAGEDAVVLAGHVDRGGADLAMAVSALAERGLTRVLCEGGPALLGALAAADLLDELCLTTSPALVASDASRVVTGDLPEPRGMVLAHLLHAESSLLARWVRDRG; via the coding sequence GTGTCTGAGGACGACCTCGACCTGCTCGTCGGAGACGGGGCGCCGCGGCGGCTGGGTCGCTCCGACACGGCCGCCCTCGCCGACCTCTACGCCTACCCGGACCGGCCGTGGGTCCGCGCGAACATGGTGGCGAGCCTCGACGGCGCCGCGACCGACGGCGAGGGCCGCTCCGGCGGCATCAGCAGCAGCGTCGACAAGGCGGTGTTCCGGGTGCTGCGCGGTCTCGCCGACGTCGTCCTCGTCGGCGCCGGCACGGCTCGCGCGGAGGGCTACGGGCCCGCCTCGCCTCAGGAGTGGGCCGCGGCCGGGAGGGCGGCCGCGGGCCGGCGTCCCGCGGCCGTCGTCGCGCAGGTCACGCGATCGGGACGCGTCGAGACCGGTCGGGGCATGTTCGACGAGCCGGGTCGCGCGCTCGTCGTCATGCCCGACGGCGACCGCGAGGCGCTCGACCGGGCGCGGGCGGCCGCCGGGGAGGACGCGGTCGTGCTCGCGGGCCACGTCGACCGCGGCGGGGCCGACCTCGCCATGGCCGTGTCCGCGCTCGCCGAGCGCGGGCTCACCCGGGTCCTGTGCGAGGGCGGGCCGGCGCTGCTGGGGGCGCTGGCGGCTGCGGACCTGCTCGACGAGCTGTGCCTCACGACGAGCCCGGCGCTCGTCGCCTCGGACGCCTCACGCGTCGTGACGGGGGACCTGCCCGAGCCGCGCGGGATGGTGCTCGCGCACCTGCTGCACGCGGAGTCGTCGCTCCTGGCCCGCTGGGTCCGCGACCGGGGCTGA
- a CDS encoding glycosyl hydrolase, whose amino-acid sequence MALQLDDRWVWDSWVADDGEAYHLFYLQAPRALGDPGRRHTAATIGHARSTDLVSWEVLPDALGPRAGGWDDVALWTGSTVRGDDGVWRLYYTAISSRGYGLRDQRVGLAESDDLVTWRRVGDAPVVDIDTRWYRTIDEHETASETWRDPFVFRDPDGDGWHMLVTARARGGRRNDDGVVAHARSADMRTWEVGPPLSAPGTGFGQLEVLQVHVVDGTPVLVFTCHPQEMTQERIERSGRYCTWSLTGPSVLGPWDVDAAVPLHAEPHLFAAPLVRRRDGSWAFVGFRNTEPEGVHAFDIVDPLPVGLRDGALQVLP is encoded by the coding sequence GTGGCGCTGCAGCTGGACGACCGGTGGGTGTGGGACAGCTGGGTGGCGGACGACGGCGAGGCGTACCACCTCTTCTACCTGCAGGCCCCGCGGGCGCTCGGTGACCCGGGCCGCCGGCACACGGCCGCGACCATCGGCCACGCCCGCTCGACGGACCTCGTCTCGTGGGAGGTGCTCCCCGACGCCCTCGGCCCACGGGCCGGCGGCTGGGACGACGTCGCGCTGTGGACGGGTTCGACGGTCCGCGGCGACGACGGGGTGTGGCGGCTGTACTACACGGCGATCTCCTCGCGCGGGTACGGCCTCAGGGACCAGCGCGTCGGGCTCGCGGAGTCCGACGACCTCGTGACGTGGCGGCGGGTCGGTGACGCGCCGGTGGTCGACATCGACACCCGCTGGTACCGCACGATCGACGAGCACGAGACCGCGAGCGAGACGTGGCGGGACCCGTTCGTGTTCCGCGACCCGGACGGCGACGGCTGGCACATGCTCGTGACGGCACGAGCCCGCGGCGGACGGCGCAACGACGACGGCGTCGTCGCCCACGCCCGCAGCGCGGACATGCGGACGTGGGAGGTGGGCCCGCCGCTGTCGGCGCCGGGCACGGGCTTCGGCCAGCTCGAGGTGCTCCAGGTCCACGTCGTCGACGGGACGCCGGTCCTCGTCTTCACGTGCCACCCGCAGGAGATGACGCAGGAGCGCATCGAGCGGTCCGGCCGCTACTGCACGTGGTCGCTCACGGGGCCGTCCGTCCTCGGTCCGTGGGACGTGGACGCCGCCGTGCCGCTCCACGCCGAGCCCCACCTGTTCGCCGCCCCGCTCGTGCGGCGGCGCGACGGCTCGTGGGCGTTCGTGGGGTTCCGCAACACCGAGCCGGAGGGCGTCCACGCCTTCGACATCGTCGACCCGCTGCCCGTCGGCCTGCGCGACGGAGCGCTGCAGGTGCTCCCGTAG
- the treZ gene encoding malto-oligosyltrehalose trehalohydrolase encodes MSHTFAVWAPDAGTVDLVLVREATGPDDGHRTTRAMTRADGGWWHLAVSAAGHGSDYLFSVDGGDPVPDPRSAWQPFGVHGPSRLYDPARFRWSDDGWRGRDVRGALHYELHLGTFTPEGTLDAAVGRLDHLVDVGVEVVALMPVAASPGRWGWGYDGVHLFAVHDQYGGPEALQRFVDAAHARGLAVSLDCVYNHLGPSGNYTSVFGPYFTDRHETPWGQAVNLDGDGSSEVRRWICDNALRWFRDFHVDALRLDAVHALVDDSDHHVLAQLADETAALADGLRRPLSLVAESDLNDAVMVTPTAQGGLGMTAQWDDDAHHALHALLTGERQGYYDDFGSGEVLRTVWREAFWHAGRYSPFRGSEWGSPVPAGTSGHRFLAYASNHDQVGNRALGDRPSQTLSPGELAGSLALVLTAPFTPMLFMGEEWGATTPFRFFTDHEDPALAQSVRDGRRREFAEHGWDADAVPDPQDPGTREASVLRWDERDEPVRAGLLAWTRDLVALRGREPDLRDDDLGEVDVEVGPPDESRDDGRPEWLVVHRGTWRVVVVLAAAARADDATPVPLHGTGGVERHWGPTWTEGRTLRLQGPGAALVRMY; translated from the coding sequence ATGAGCCACACCTTCGCCGTCTGGGCGCCGGACGCCGGCACCGTCGACCTCGTCCTCGTGCGGGAGGCGACGGGCCCCGACGACGGGCACCGCACGACCCGCGCGATGACCCGTGCGGACGGGGGGTGGTGGCACCTCGCGGTGAGCGCGGCCGGCCACGGCAGCGACTACCTGTTCTCCGTCGACGGCGGCGACCCGGTGCCGGACCCGCGCTCGGCGTGGCAGCCGTTCGGCGTGCACGGCCCGAGCCGGCTCTACGACCCCGCCCGGTTCCGCTGGTCCGACGACGGGTGGCGCGGCCGGGACGTCCGCGGCGCGCTGCACTACGAGCTCCACCTCGGCACGTTCACGCCCGAGGGGACGCTCGACGCGGCCGTCGGGCGCCTCGACCACCTCGTCGACGTCGGCGTCGAGGTCGTCGCCCTCATGCCCGTCGCCGCCTCACCGGGGCGCTGGGGCTGGGGCTACGACGGGGTCCACCTGTTCGCCGTCCACGACCAGTACGGCGGCCCGGAGGCCCTCCAGCGCTTCGTCGACGCCGCCCACGCCCGGGGCCTCGCCGTCAGCCTCGACTGCGTCTACAACCACCTGGGGCCGAGCGGCAACTACACCTCCGTGTTCGGGCCGTACTTCACCGACAGGCACGAGACGCCGTGGGGCCAGGCGGTCAACCTCGACGGCGACGGCTCCTCGGAGGTCCGCCGCTGGATCTGCGACAACGCGCTGCGCTGGTTCCGCGACTTCCACGTCGACGCGCTGCGCCTGGACGCCGTCCACGCCCTCGTCGACGACTCCGACCACCACGTGCTCGCCCAGCTCGCCGACGAGACGGCGGCGCTCGCCGACGGGCTGCGCCGGCCGTTGTCGCTGGTCGCGGAGTCCGACCTCAACGACGCCGTCATGGTGACGCCGACCGCGCAGGGCGGGCTCGGGATGACGGCCCAGTGGGACGACGACGCCCACCACGCCCTCCACGCCCTCCTCACCGGCGAGCGGCAGGGCTACTACGACGACTTCGGGTCCGGGGAGGTCCTCCGCACGGTCTGGCGGGAGGCGTTCTGGCACGCGGGCCGCTACTCCCCGTTCCGGGGCTCCGAGTGGGGCAGCCCGGTGCCGGCGGGGACGTCGGGGCACCGCTTCCTCGCCTACGCCTCGAACCACGACCAGGTCGGCAACCGGGCCCTCGGTGACCGGCCCTCGCAGACCCTGTCCCCCGGCGAGCTCGCGGGCTCCCTCGCGCTCGTCCTCACGGCCCCCTTCACGCCGATGCTGTTCATGGGCGAGGAGTGGGGCGCGACGACGCCCTTCCGCTTCTTCACCGACCACGAGGACCCCGCGCTCGCGCAGTCGGTGCGCGACGGTCGGCGCCGGGAGTTCGCCGAGCACGGCTGGGACGCCGACGCCGTCCCGGACCCGCAGGACCCCGGCACGCGCGAGGCCTCCGTGCTCCGTTGGGACGAGCGCGACGAGCCCGTCCGCGCGGGGCTGCTCGCGTGGACCCGCGACCTCGTCGCGCTGCGGGGCCGTGAGCCCGACCTCCGCGACGACGACCTCGGCGAGGTCGATGTCGAGGTCGGCCCGCCGGACGAGTCGCGCGACGACGGACGCCCCGAGTGGCTCGTCGTCCACCGCGGGACCTGGCGGGTGGTCGTCGTCCTCGCCGCCGCGGCGCGGGCGGACGACGCCACCCCGGTGCCGCTGCACGGCACCGGGGGCGTGGAGCGTCACTGGGGGCCGACCTGGACGGAGGGGCGGACGCTTCGGCTCCAGGGCCCCGGCGCCGCCCTCGTCCGGATGTACTGA
- a CDS encoding sulfurtransferase, which translates to MPVEHDTDPKLAAYAHPERLVTTGWLADRLGSPGLVVVESSEDVLLYDTGHIEGAVKIDWHTELNDPVTRDYVDGEGFAALMRAKGIARDDTVVIYGDKNNWWAAYALWVFSLFGHEDVRLLDGGRAKWEAEGRAWTTDPAQPKDVDYPVVERRDEDIRAFMDDVKGHLGKPMVDVRSPEEYTGARTHMPAYPEEGALRGGHIPGAQSVPWARAVADDGGFKAREELEAIYQQEKGLSPDDDVIAYCRIGERSSHSWFVLTHLLGFPKVRNYDGSWTEWGNAVRVPIVKGDEPGSV; encoded by the coding sequence GTGCCCGTGGAGCACGACACCGACCCGAAGCTCGCCGCCTACGCCCACCCCGAGCGCCTCGTCACGACCGGCTGGCTCGCGGACCGGCTCGGCTCCCCCGGCCTCGTCGTCGTGGAGTCGAGCGAGGACGTCCTGCTGTACGACACCGGCCACATCGAGGGCGCGGTGAAGATCGACTGGCACACCGAGCTCAACGACCCCGTCACCCGCGACTACGTCGACGGCGAGGGCTTCGCCGCCCTCATGCGTGCCAAGGGCATCGCCCGCGACGACACGGTCGTCATCTACGGCGACAAGAACAACTGGTGGGCCGCGTACGCCCTGTGGGTGTTCAGCCTGTTCGGTCACGAGGACGTCCGTCTCCTCGACGGCGGTCGCGCGAAGTGGGAGGCCGAGGGCCGGGCGTGGACGACGGATCCCGCGCAGCCGAAGGACGTCGACTACCCGGTCGTCGAGCGTCGCGACGAGGACATCCGCGCGTTCATGGACGACGTCAAGGGCCATCTCGGCAAGCCGATGGTCGACGTCCGCTCCCCCGAGGAGTACACCGGCGCCCGCACCCACATGCCGGCCTACCCCGAGGAGGGCGCGCTGCGCGGCGGCCACATCCCGGGCGCGCAGTCGGTGCCGTGGGCCCGGGCGGTCGCCGACGACGGCGGCTTCAAGGCCCGTGAGGAGCTCGAGGCGATCTACCAGCAGGAGAAGGGCCTCTCCCCGGACGACGACGTCATCGCGTACTGCCGGATCGGGGAGCGCTCGAGCCACTCGTGGTTCGTCCTCACCCACCTGCTCGGCTTCCCCAAGGTCCGCAACTACGACGGGTCGTGGACCGAGTGGGGCAACGCCGTGCGCGTCCCGATCGTCAAGGGCGACGAGCCGGGGTCCGTGTGA